Proteins from one Leptonema illini DSM 21528 genomic window:
- a CDS encoding ACP S-malonyltransferase → MAKPAILTKAEAGEATFFLQMGGQGSPWYKELKKFYDSGELKEFFDVTLKAIEEEAPKVTGSIGLPHGIDARKWLEDESSIPSDAYLATAAVSLTMIQLTQLAYFEAVLKAGWSMDDLIKHTKGSTGHSQGLISMTFCALGKSGKDYYDALALYMKYILYLGVRAQEAYPEIEPTADDLALATELGLKDPAPMVAVLGVTHDRIAELVAETNANLPADKQIYMSLYNSPVNRILSSHRSSLLNFYKQHKATLEAEQVKFVFLRTTCPFHSPLMEGAVAPFEEDRKRIGFDFKASELKIPVYSFADGKDYRDLADLCKTMTYDLLVSTLYWEKALTPLKALKPTHIVDFGPGKTSQRLTSDTLTGFSLDIPILGMANAKEMKSFTEA, encoded by the coding sequence ATGGCAAAACCGGCAATTCTTACAAAGGCTGAAGCAGGCGAAGCGACCTTCTTTCTGCAGATGGGCGGACAGGGATCGCCCTGGTATAAAGAGCTGAAAAAATTCTATGACTCGGGCGAGCTGAAGGAGTTCTTTGACGTCACCCTCAAGGCTATCGAAGAAGAGGCTCCGAAAGTAACCGGCTCGATCGGCCTGCCACACGGCATCGATGCACGCAAATGGCTTGAAGACGAATCGTCCATTCCGTCAGACGCTTATCTGGCGACGGCTGCCGTTTCGCTGACGATGATTCAGCTCACGCAGCTGGCCTATTTCGAAGCCGTTCTGAAAGCCGGCTGGTCGATGGATGATCTGATCAAGCATACGAAGGGCTCCACCGGCCACAGCCAGGGTCTGATCTCCATGACGTTCTGCGCTCTCGGCAAATCGGGCAAAGACTATTACGATGCCCTGGCGCTTTACATGAAGTACATCCTGTATCTGGGAGTGCGCGCCCAGGAGGCCTATCCTGAGATCGAGCCGACGGCCGACGACCTTGCCCTTGCCACCGAGCTTGGTTTGAAAGATCCGGCTCCAATGGTTGCCGTGCTTGGCGTTACACATGATCGTATCGCAGAGCTTGTTGCCGAGACCAATGCGAATCTTCCGGCCGATAAACAGATCTACATGAGTCTGTATAACTCGCCGGTAAACCGCATCCTGTCGTCGCACCGATCGTCGCTGCTCAATTTCTACAAGCAACATAAGGCGACGCTTGAGGCCGAGCAGGTGAAGTTCGTCTTTTTGCGCACGACCTGCCCGTTCCACAGCCCGCTGATGGAAGGCGCCGTCGCTCCTTTTGAAGAGGATCGCAAACGTATCGGTTTCGATTTCAAGGCATCGGAACTGAAGATCCCCGTGTACTCGTTCGCAGACGGCAAAGACTACCGTGATCTGGCCGATCTGTGCAAGACGATGACCTATGACCTTCTGGTCAGCACGCTTTACTGGGAGAAGGCGCTCACTCCGCTCAAGGCGCTGAAGCCGACGCATATCGTCGATTTCGGTCCCGGCAAAACGTCGCAGCGCC
- the efp gene encoding elongation factor P, translated as MLDPIDLKKGTVIKLDNELYTCTFSQFVNPGKGSAFVRTKLKKIKGGNTLERTFKSSDKVEDVELDKKYVTYLYTEGDQIILMDKDDYEQYSVSIDLVDDIVQFIKEEMPFEVQFFEGLPVSVSPPNFVELEVTYAEEGLKGDTQGTAKKRVTVETGGEVMVPIFIKQGDRIRIDLRDISFVERVNK; from the coding sequence ATGCTCGATCCTATCGACCTGAAGAAAGGCACCGTCATCAAACTCGACAACGAACTGTACACCTGCACCTTCTCCCAGTTTGTAAACCCCGGTAAAGGCAGCGCATTCGTTCGCACAAAACTGAAAAAGATCAAAGGCGGCAACACGCTCGAACGAACGTTCAAGTCCTCCGACAAGGTCGAAGACGTTGAACTCGACAAGAAGTACGTCACGTATCTGTACACCGAAGGCGATCAGATCATCCTCATGGATAAAGACGACTACGAGCAGTACTCCGTTTCCATCGATCTTGTAGACGATATCGTTCAATTCATCAAAGAAGAGATGCCCTTCGAGGTTCAGTTCTTCGAAGGACTGCCCGTCAGCGTTTCGCCGCCGAACTTCGTCGAACTGGAAGTCACCTATGCCGAAGAGGGCCTGAAAGGCGATACTCAGGGCACGGCAAAAAAACGCGTCACCGTCGAAACGGGCGGCGAGGTGATGGTGCCCATCTTCATCAAACAGGGAGACCGCATCCGCATCGACCTGCGTGACATCTCCTTCGTTGAACGAGTGAACAAATAA
- a CDS encoding KamA family radical SAM protein produces the protein MHTAHTPASNWQKELQSSARDLRGLIEHLQRLHDVTESDIMSTPWAKRIAAAVKNESQLQSRFRFAVTDSYLLRARLDHDRCAILGQVLPDPTELDDPVFELDDPLAEDSHMPVPGLTHRYPDRVLWYLSHNCAVYCRFCMRKRKVSKAGTAPAGDQIAQALAYIREHSELHEVILSGGDPLSLSDATLDEILGALKGIDHIMSVRIHSRMPVTLPARITEELIEVLRRHSPLTLVTHFNHAQELGEDSLEAIRRLRSAGILLLNQSVLLKGINDTQEDLRELFLSLIKNGVKPYYLHQCDEVRGVSQFRVPIERGIELMKDLRGRIPGIALPLYVVDLPGGGGKVPADSSYLRRADAEGYVYENYEGHAYVLAPTYESSHQWTLPLKGADR, from the coding sequence ATGCACACAGCGCATACTCCGGCGAGCAACTGGCAGAAAGAGCTGCAATCATCGGCCCGTGATCTGCGTGGCCTGATCGAGCATCTGCAGCGCCTGCATGACGTCACAGAGAGCGATATTATGTCGACTCCCTGGGCGAAGCGCATCGCCGCAGCTGTGAAGAATGAATCGCAGTTGCAGAGTCGGTTCCGCTTCGCCGTGACGGATTCTTATCTGCTGCGGGCCCGACTCGATCATGATCGCTGCGCCATCCTCGGGCAGGTGCTGCCCGATCCGACCGAACTGGACGACCCCGTTTTTGAACTCGATGATCCGCTTGCTGAAGACAGCCACATGCCGGTTCCCGGTCTGACGCACCGTTACCCGGATCGAGTGCTCTGGTATCTGAGCCATAACTGCGCCGTGTACTGTCGCTTCTGCATGCGCAAACGTAAGGTGTCGAAGGCGGGCACGGCTCCGGCAGGCGATCAGATCGCACAGGCGCTCGCCTACATTCGTGAGCATTCGGAGCTGCACGAGGTCATCCTATCAGGCGGAGATCCGCTCTCTCTTTCCGATGCGACGCTGGATGAGATCCTCGGCGCTTTGAAGGGCATCGATCATATCATGAGCGTGCGCATTCACAGCCGCATGCCCGTTACCCTGCCCGCACGTATTACGGAGGAACTCATCGAGGTTTTGCGTCGCCACTCCCCTCTCACGCTGGTCACACATTTCAATCATGCGCAGGAATTGGGCGAGGACTCACTCGAAGCCATACGCCGCCTTCGTTCGGCCGGCATCCTGCTTCTCAATCAGTCCGTTCTTTTGAAAGGCATCAACGATACGCAGGAGGATCTACGGGAGCTCTTTCTATCGCTGATCAAAAACGGCGTGAAGCCCTATTACCTGCATCAATGCGATGAGGTGCGCGGCGTTTCGCAATTCCGAGTTCCGATCGAGCGAGGCATCGAGCTGATGAAAGACCTGCGAGGGCGTATTCCCGGTATTGCGCTTCCGCTCTATGTCGTCGATCTTCCAGGCGGCGGCGGCAAGGTGCCGGCCGACAGCTCGTATCTTCGCAGAGCTGATGCCGAAGGCTATGTCTACGAAAACTACGAAGGACATGCCTATGTACTGGCGCCCACTTATGAATCTTCTCATCAATGGACTCTTCCTCTAAAGGGAGCTGACCGGTGA
- a CDS encoding 2-C-methyl-D-erythritol 4-phosphate cytidylyltransferase, whose translation MNRLSVSVILLAGGTGRRFGADRPKQFVPLADRPMLAWSLRRFCNWLDRIESADASFKAGSLVLVSHPDYSTESLDLASRTVPDWAGRLILAEGGATRHLSSVNGVRAAGQSGIYVIHDTARPYVPDSDLDALLDAFRDSESSVASLVVPSSETLVQGSEGLLEKGLDRNHIFAVKTPQAFRSSLQPRFTQETDRPEYTDLLRWAEMQGERATLVAGSALNLKLTNPEDRLILEAVLRNAALMKGRAGEHGV comes from the coding sequence GTGAATCGTCTGAGCGTATCGGTCATCCTGCTTGCCGGCGGAACAGGCCGTCGTTTCGGCGCGGATCGACCGAAACAATTCGTGCCGTTAGCCGACCGGCCGATGCTCGCCTGGAGTCTGCGACGATTCTGTAACTGGCTCGATCGTATCGAATCGGCGGATGCGAGCTTTAAAGCGGGAAGCCTTGTGCTTGTATCGCATCCTGATTATTCGACGGAATCGCTTGACCTTGCCAGCCGCACGGTGCCTGATTGGGCCGGCAGACTGATCCTTGCCGAAGGCGGAGCGACGCGCCATCTCTCGTCTGTGAATGGAGTGCGCGCAGCCGGGCAATCCGGCATCTATGTGATTCATGATACGGCCAGGCCTTATGTTCCGGACTCAGATCTTGATGCCCTATTAGACGCTTTTCGCGATTCCGAGAGTTCGGTCGCCTCTCTTGTCGTCCCTTCGAGCGAAACGCTTGTGCAGGGAAGCGAGGGCCTTCTTGAAAAAGGCCTTGATCGAAATCATATCTTTGCGGTGAAAACGCCGCAGGCCTTTCGTTCCTCGCTGCAGCCGCGATTCACTCAGGAGACGGATCGCCCGGAATACACCGATCTTCTACGCTGGGCCGAGATGCAGGGCGAGCGGGCGACGCTTGTGGCCGGTTCGGCCCTGAACCTGAAGCTGACCAACCCCGAAGATCGTCTGATCCTTGAAGCGGTTCTGCGCAATGCAGCTCTTATGAAAGGCAGGGCCGGGGAGCACGGCGTGTGA
- the thpR gene encoding RNA 2',3'-cyclic phosphodiesterase, protein MFLALPVPESIHEELERLRIGLPGARWMPDLHITIRFLGDISEKDQSLIEELLADLEFPNIHIRLGMPGVFIHPRQIILYLSAVPDDDIIKLKTTVDTLLRPTGLRVERKFHAHCTLARLPDSRSSFLQNYVLQFEHFQTSLFAVDDLVLFSSVLQRTGALHYREESYRLS, encoded by the coding sequence ATGTTTCTTGCCCTGCCCGTTCCTGAATCGATTCATGAAGAGCTCGAACGACTCCGCATCGGGCTTCCGGGCGCGCGGTGGATGCCCGATCTGCATATTACGATTCGCTTTCTTGGCGATATCTCAGAGAAAGATCAATCGCTTATCGAAGAGCTACTTGCCGATCTGGAATTCCCTAATATTCACATCAGGCTTGGCATGCCCGGCGTTTTTATTCATCCGCGTCAGATCATACTGTATTTAAGTGCAGTGCCCGACGACGACATTATCAAGTTGAAGACGACCGTTGATACTCTGCTCCGGCCGACCGGGCTTCGCGTAGAGCGTAAGTTTCACGCCCACTGCACACTTGCCCGTTTACCCGACAGTCGATCGAGCTTTCTGCAGAATTACGTATTGCAGTTCGAACATTTTCAAACATCTTTGTTCGCAGTAGACGATCTCGTTCTGTTTTCGAGCGTCTTACAGAGAACGGGAGCGTTGCATTATCGTGAAGAGTCCTACAGACTTTCCTGA
- a CDS encoding diguanylate cyclase domain-containing protein codes for MKSPTDFPDSYVQYGQMPLQKDSVRILVVDDDPSFLQLSLRLLESLGYREVVSAQTSEDALEELARHPFDVVLLDIELGQGIDGIQFSETITESYGTPIIFLTAGAEEQIAPRIDRNSTMGLLFKPINSTELDILISTTLRGRRAELALSGEKHSLIARIFDSMVEGVFILDAQRQFVYANDSLLRMLDYQRSELDGRFSNIIVSPRENVRHYARIWSALKSRGRWEGALSLRTRNGSDRNDWVSLTAVRQDGRLVNVVGLVLDATERKRHEEMLYFMAHHDPLTGLPNRKFFTDQLTRSLARARRTDHRVAVFFIDLDGFKEINDSLGHAAGDDTLKIVARRLRESLRKTDVIGRYGGDEFVVVIDDLKDYESSLKIADKLLLSLNADIQLRERKFRVGASIGISLYPLDGDSSDLLIQMADAAMYAAKRSGGFDYRFSDTAVEKIAASWRRYRSESDRTARKRQLLFQLIRTIGSNRIFAVQPDLFPGEVPGGEDSMPSAVLDMPSVWSEAYWRLLVFLREEADEDWQTLLPGMRVHLRTAAAAVGGGEVLHELLDELHRRRVRVILEMSERDLERLLNHNEPALQSLFRENIVFSIREATGVMIRINDYMRLPVDSFVLPSLDAASDSDQKMLMYMAQSNAHILGRRVLFDSVSESDFLRTVRGGGQDLYRGSLAGDLLSASDVVQLLKK; via the coding sequence GTGAAGAGTCCTACAGACTTTCCTGATTCTTACGTCCAATACGGTCAGATGCCGTTACAGAAGGATTCGGTTCGCATCCTTGTCGTGGATGATGATCCGTCATTTTTGCAGCTCTCTCTGCGCTTGCTTGAGTCCCTCGGATACAGAGAGGTCGTCAGCGCGCAGACATCCGAAGACGCGCTGGAAGAACTGGCGCGACATCCCTTTGATGTCGTTCTTCTGGATATCGAACTCGGCCAGGGGATCGACGGCATTCAGTTCAGTGAAACGATCACCGAGAGCTATGGTACTCCTATCATTTTTCTGACAGCCGGCGCAGAAGAACAGATCGCACCGCGTATCGATCGCAACTCGACGATGGGCTTGCTTTTCAAGCCGATCAATTCCACCGAGCTTGATATCCTGATCTCTACGACACTGCGAGGAAGGCGGGCCGAGCTGGCGCTCTCAGGCGAGAAGCACAGCCTCATTGCGCGCATCTTTGATTCGATGGTAGAGGGCGTTTTTATTCTGGATGCACAGCGTCAGTTCGTCTATGCCAACGACTCGCTTCTGCGTATGCTTGATTATCAGCGATCCGAGCTGGACGGACGCTTTTCGAACATCATCGTCTCGCCGCGCGAAAACGTCCGTCATTATGCCCGAATCTGGTCCGCCTTGAAAAGCCGCGGTCGCTGGGAAGGCGCCCTCTCGCTCAGAACGCGTAACGGCAGTGATCGCAACGACTGGGTCAGCCTGACCGCCGTCAGGCAGGATGGCAGACTGGTTAACGTCGTAGGCCTCGTGCTCGACGCCACGGAGCGAAAACGCCATGAAGAGATGCTGTATTTCATGGCGCATCATGATCCGTTAACAGGCCTGCCGAATCGCAAGTTCTTTACCGATCAGCTCACGCGCTCACTCGCTCGCGCAAGACGCACCGATCACAGAGTGGCCGTTTTTTTCATCGACCTGGACGGTTTCAAAGAGATCAACGATTCGCTCGGGCACGCAGCCGGCGACGACACGCTGAAGATCGTGGCGCGTCGTCTGCGAGAATCTCTGCGAAAAACGGACGTCATCGGTCGCTACGGAGGCGACGAATTCGTCGTCGTCATCGACGACCTGAAAGATTATGAGAGCTCCCTCAAAATCGCCGATAAGCTTCTTCTTTCTTTGAATGCCGACATTCAACTGCGTGAGCGTAAGTTTCGCGTCGGCGCCTCCATCGGCATCAGCCTGTATCCTCTTGACGGCGATTCAAGCGATCTGTTGATTCAGATGGCCGATGCGGCGATGTATGCGGCGAAGCGTTCCGGCGGATTCGACTATCGTTTCAGTGATACCGCTGTCGAGAAGATAGCCGCCTCGTGGAGGCGCTACCGCTCTGAATCCGACAGGACGGCGCGCAAGCGTCAGCTGCTCTTTCAGTTGATCCGTACGATCGGCAGCAACCGGATCTTCGCCGTTCAGCCGGATCTTTTCCCCGGAGAAGTGCCCGGCGGCGAGGATTCCATGCCGTCGGCGGTGCTGGATATGCCGTCGGTCTGGTCAGAGGCATACTGGCGATTGCTCGTCTTTTTACGCGAAGAGGCCGACGAGGACTGGCAGACGCTACTACCCGGCATGCGCGTACATCTTCGAACGGCTGCCGCTGCGGTCGGCGGCGGTGAGGTCCTGCATGAGCTGCTTGATGAATTACACCGTCGCCGCGTACGCGTCATCCTCGAGATGTCGGAGCGTGATCTGGAACGACTGCTCAATCATAACGAACCGGCGCTGCAGAGCCTCTTTCGGGAAAACATCGTCTTCTCGATTCGCGAGGCGACCGGCGTCATGATCCGCATCAACGACTATATGCGACTGCCCGTCGATAGCTTCGTTCTGCCTTCGCTTGACGCCGCTTCAGATTCGGATCAGAAGATGCTTATGTATATGGCGCAAAGCAACGCTCATATTCTCGGTCGGCGTGTTCTCTTCGATTCCGTAAGCGAGTCGGATTTTCTTCGCACGGTCAGAGGAGGCGGCCAGGATCTTTATCGCGGATCGCTTGCCGGCGATCTTCTCAGCGCATCGGACGTGGTGCAGTTGCTGAAAAAATAG